From Xenopus tropicalis strain Nigerian chromosome 3, UCB_Xtro_10.0, whole genome shotgun sequence, the proteins below share one genomic window:
- the LOC100497425 gene encoding cholesterol 25-hydroxylase-like protein 1, member 2 has translation MESFSCLSHILVMDFSRKPLLQPLWDYFRLNYTDTLRSPLFPVVLTVSSYLIFCIPYLVFNLMGRRWPFIHKYKIQQDRNPTAEMILHCLGVTMYNHLFFIFPAAVAQWCWRPPCPLPEESPTIFDIIFGVAGSLLLFDFQYFIWHMVHHRNRWLYKTFHAIHHEYMAPFSLATQCLGGWELITVGFWTTLNPIIFRCHILTTWVFMVFHVYVSVEDHCGYDFPWSTSHLVPFGIYGGPAKHDVHHQKPMSNYAPHFTHWDKIFGTHADFSSVKGILENDTPNKTCCASKHEDSLYDESISPTARMAEERES, from the coding sequence ATGGAATCCTTCTCTTGCTTGTCTCATATTTTGGTCATGGACTTCTCCAGAAAACCCTTGTTGCAGCCATTGTGGGATTACTTTCGACTTAATTACACCGACACCTTGAGATCTCCTCTCTTTCCTGTGGTCCTCACTGTTTCCTCCTACCTGATCTTCTGCATTCCTTACCTGGTGTTCAACCTCATGGGCAGGAGGTGGCCTTTTATTCACAAGTACAAGATCCAGCAGGACAGAAACCCCACAGCAGAGATGATATTGCACTGTCTTGGAGTCACAATGTATAACCATCTGTTCTTCATATTTCCAGCTGCTGTTGCACAATGGTGCTGGAGACCTCCTTGTCCTCTTCCAGAAGAGTCTCCAACCATCTTTGATATAATATTTGGTGTGGCAGGAAGTCTTCTACTTTTTGATTTCCAGTACTTTATTTGGCATATGGTTCATCATCGAAACAGGTGGTTATATAAGACATTTCATGCTATACATCATGAATATATGGCTCCCTTTTCCTTGGCCACCCAGTGTCTGGGAGGTTGGGAACTAATTACTGTAGGTTTCTGGACCACATTGAACCCAATCATTTTCAGATGCCATATTCTCACTACCTGGGTTTTTATGGTATTCCATGTCTATGTTTCAGTTGAGGATCACTGTGGCTATGATTTTCCATGGTCCACATCTCACCTGGTGCCTTTTGGAATTTATGGAGGCCCAGCAAAACATGATGTTCATCATCAAAAGCCCATGAGTAACTATGCCCCCCACTTTACACACTGGGACAAAATATTTGGTACCCATGCTGATTTCAGTTCAGTAAAGGGAATTCTGGAAAATGACACCCCTAATAAAACCTGCTGTGCAAGCAAACATGAAGACAGCCTGTATGATGAGAGCATCTCTCCCACAGCAAGAATGGCAGAAGAAAGGGAAAGCTGA
- the LOC100497262 gene encoding cholesterol 25-hydroxylase-like protein 1, member 1, which produces MNCSTCPHQSLFLQPFWGHVLVEFGDLLCSPFFPVLLAFTGFLCFSVPFTVVDLLGEHCHFLYQYKIQKNKHPTLEMMGLCLWRAVFNHLFYVIPGILLNWFWMPSTVLPATAPTVCTLFVEMLGCLLLFDFQYYIWHFLHHKNLWLYKKVHAIHHKYSAPFSWSSQNLGGYELMTLGFWSSTNPLILGCHPLASWACSLLSIWMSVDDHSGYNFPWSLSQILSGLYGGSFAHDLHHQRPDTNFAPFFQHWDIIFGTANSIYKESRGQDKSNAFCEKSQTTIKTQEITTKELSTFRIFKSHRRNVKFS; this is translated from the coding sequence ATGAATTGCTCTACTTGCCCACATCAGTCCCTGTTTCTACAGCCATTCTGGGGTCATGTCCTTGTAGAGTTTGGAGACCTTCTGTGCTCCCCATTTTTCCCAGTTTTGCTGGCTTTTACTGGTTTTCTCTGTTTTAGTGTTCCATTTACTGTAGTAGATTTATTGGGAGAACATTGTCATTTCTTGTATCAATACAAGATACAGAAAAACAAGCACCCAACTCTAGAGATGATGGGGCTTTGTTTATGGAGAGCTGTATTTAACCATCTCTTCTATGTCATTCCAGGGATACTTCTGAATTGGTTCTGGATGCCATCAACAGTGCTGCCGGCCACAGCACCAACTGTATGTACTTTGTTTGTGGAGATGTTAGGGTGCCTGCTCTTATTTGACTTCCAGTACTATATATGGCATTTTCTACATCATAAGAACCTATGGCTTTACAAGAAAGTCCATGCTATTCATCACAAGTACTCGGCCCCCTTTTCATGGTCCAGTCAGAACCTGGGAGGCTATGAGCTGATGACTCTTGGTTTCTGGAGCAGCACTAACCCTTTAATATTAGGATGCCATCCTCTAGCATCATGGGCTTGCAGTCTGCTAAGTATCTGGATGTCAGTGGATGACCACTCGGGCTACAATTTCCCTTGGTCTCTTAGCCAGATTTTATCTGGGTTATATGGAGGTTCATTTGCCCATGATTTGCACCATCAAAGGCCAGATACAAATTTTGCTCCATTTTTTCAACACTGGGACATTATTTTTGGCACTGCCAATTCTATATATAAAGAGTCAAGAGGGCAGGATAAAAGCAATGCTTTTTGTGAAAAGAGCCAGACCACAATCAAAACCCAAGAAATAACCACAAAAGAGCTATCTACCTTTAGAATTTTCAAATCTCACAGAAGAAATGTGAAGTTCAGTTAG